CGGAGAAGCCCGTGCCGTGCTCGCGGAAGGCCTGCTTGGGGCGCGTGTCGGTGGTCAGCACGGCAGTGGCCGCCTCGGTGGCCGACCGCTCCGAATCTGCGAGTTCGGCCACCGCGGTCGACACACCGCTCGACACGGCATCCATGGGCAGCCGTTGTCCGATGAGCCCGGTGGAGCAGACGGCCACGTCGATGGCCCCGATACCCAGCTCCTCGGCGACCTTCTCGGCCGTGGCATGGGTGTCCTGGAACCCTTCCGGCCCCGTGCACGCGTTCGCGCCCCCGGAATTGAGCACCACCGCGCGCAGCCGCCGCTCGCGCAGCACCTGCTCGGACCACAGGACCGGGGCGGCCTTCACCCTGTTCGTGGTGAACAGCCCGGCGGCCTCCCTCCGGGGACCGTCGTTGACGACCAGGGCGAGGTCCGCCGCGGACCCCTGCTTTATCCCCGCGGTCACCCCGGCTGCTCGGAACCCACCGGGTCCGGTCACCCCGCCTCGTCCCGCGCTCTCCCCCGTCCCGGAGGGGCTGGCGTCGATCTCGTGGTGAGTGCTCAATGTTCTCCTTCGGCGTGGTCGACCACGGTGTGCCCCGCGGCTCGCAGGGCGTGGACCGCTGCCGCCAGCGATTCCGCGGGGACGAGGATCCAGTCGGTTTCGAAGGTGGCGAGCGTGAACACGCTGATCTCCGCCCCGGCCAGCGGGTTCAGCACGCTCGCGAGGACGCCCGTCAGCTCGAAGTCCAGCGGACCGACCACCTCCAGCACCCGAAAAGGGCCCTGGTGGTTCGCTCCCTCGGAGTCGCGGGTGAGCTGCTCGTAGTCCAGCACCAGCGTCGTGCTGTCGGCCGTGTTCAGCTCGGCCGTCAGCGGGGCGGGGAAAGCGGGGGCCGGTTCGGGACTGCTGCGCGTGGTGGTCACCGCGAGCCGCTGCCCGTGGACCCGCAGCGTCAGGTTCGTCACGGGGCCACCCCCGACAGCGGCAGACCGGTTTGCTCGGGCAGGTCCAGCGCGAGATTCATGCACTGCACCGCCCCGCCCGCCGTTCCCTTGGTGAGGTTGTCCTCGGCACCGACGGCGACCACCCTGCCCGCGTCGGCGTCGACGGTCACCTGAAGCTGCACCGTGTTGGCCCCGATCGTGGCCGAGGTCTGTGGCCACTGCCCGTCCTCGAGCACGTGGACGAACGGCTCGTCCGCATACGCCGCCAGGTAACTTTCCCTGACCCGCTGCGCGTCGACGTCCTCCCGCAGCGGAGCGCTGCAGGTTGCCAGGATCCCCCTGGACATGGGCGCCAGCACCGGTGTGAACGAGACCTTCACCCGTTCACCGGCCACGGCGCTGAGGTTCTGCACCATCTCCGGGGTGTGCCGGTGGCCCCCTCCCACGCCGTACGCGCTGGCCGAACCCATCACTTCGGCGGACAGCAGGTGGGGCTTCAACGCGCGCCCCGCCCCGGAGGTTCCGGTGGCGGCCACGACCACGGCCTCCGGTCCCACCGCGGAAGCGGCGAAGGCCGGCGCCAGCGCCAACGAGACCACCGTGGGAAAGCAACCGGGAACGGCGACGCGGGAAGTCCCGCGCAGCTTCGTCCGCGCTCCGGGCAGTTCCGGCACTCCGTACGGCCAGCTCCCCGGGTGCTGCCCGCCGTACCACCGCTGCCAGTCCTCGGGGTCCTCGAGCCGGTGGTCGGCCCCGCAGTCGATCACCACGGTGTCGCCGAGCTCGGCGGCGAGCTCGGTGGAGTGCCCGTGCGGCAGCGCGAGGAACACCACGTCGTGGCCTGCGAGGACTTCCGCGCTGGTCTCCTCGAGCTTCCGGTCGGCGAGCGCGACCAGGTTCGGGTGGTGCTCACCCAACGAGCTCCCGACACTGCTGCCCGCAGTGAGCGCACCGATCTCCACCTGCGGGTGCGCGAGAAGCAGCCGGAGGAGTTCACCACCCGCATAACCGCTCGCACCGCCCACAGCCACCCGTATAGCCATACGAATGATTATGCACGATGATGCAATAACAATCAAGCGTTTTCGACAGCTACTCACGTTGCCCCCGCGGAGGCTTCCCGAACTTCCCCCTGCGGAAGGCCTCACCCGCCCCGGTGCACTCGTCCGCCCGGGCCGAACCGTTCGGAGTGCGAGCCGGGCACACCGCCCACAGCACCACCACGCCGCGCAACCGCCGGTGATCCGTCGGACCGGCCCCGACCGTTTCCGCCCCGGACGAAAAAATCGGGTGACCGGTCCGCCCTCGGACCGATCACCCGAATGTCGACGCTGCGCGCCGGGAGGTCACCCGCGCAACGTGGCCCCGAAACGCTCGTGCGCCGCGGCAACAGCGGCGTCCCTGACCTCGGTCGCCTCCTGCTGCGTCAACGTGCGATCCGAAGCGCGCAGCTGCAGCGCGAAGGCCAACGACTTCTTGCCCGCACCGATCTGCTCACCCGTGAAGACGTCGAACAGCCGGATCTCCTCGACGAGCTCACCACCGCCCGTCCGCAGGGACTCGGCGAGCTCCCCGGAGGGAACTCCCTCGTCGACCACCAGGGCGACGTCGAGACGGACCGGCGGGTAGGACGAGACCATCGGAGCCGGCCTGCGCTCGGTCAACGGCAGCGCGTCCAGGTCGAGCTCCATCGCGCAGGTGCGCTTCGGCAGCTCGAGCGCTTCGATCACCTTCGGGTGCAGCTCCCCTGCGTGGCCGACCACGGTGTCGCCCACCGTGAGCTCGGCACAACGCCCCGGGTGCCACGGCGGGGTCTCCCCGGCCGAAACCTCCAGGGAAGCACCGACCGTCTCCGCGACCAGCCGCGCGGCCTGCACCGCATCGGCCCAGCCTGCCGCACGTCCGGAGCCCCACCAGCCGGAACGCTCCCGCTGACCGGCGAGCACCACCCCGACGTGCTTCGGCTGCGCCGGCAGCGCAGAGCGCAGTTCCGCCAGGCTCTCCTCGGAGGGCCTGGTTTCCACGCCCAGCTCCGGAAGGGCCTGCTGCTCCTTCTCCGGAAGCACCACCTGGCCGATGTGGAACAGGGCGAGATCGCGCCGACCACGGGCCAGGTTGCGCTGCAACGAGTCCAGCAGACCCGGCAACAGGGTGGTGCTGATCAGGGAGCGGTCCGCTTCGAGCGCATTGGCCGCGCGCAGCGCGTTGCGCCTGGGATCGCTGTCGTCCAGCCCGAAGGCGTCGAGGGTCTCCTCCCCCGTGAACGGGAAGGGCAGCACCTCGACGTAACCGTCGTGAGCCAGGGCGCGGGAAACCGCGCGCTGGCGCAGCTGCGCCGCGTCGAGGCCGTCCCCGGCCGGAGCAGCGGGCACGACGGAGGGAATCGTGTGATAACCCTCCAGGCGCAGCACCTCCTCGACCAGATCGGCGGGCTGGGACAGGTCGGGGCGCCAGGTCGGCGGGGTGGCCGTAACCACACCGACACCGTCCGCGGAAGTTCCCACCTCGATCCGGCAGCCGATCTGGGTCAGGCGCTGCACGGTGACCCCGCGTTCGTACCGCACGCCCGCGATCCGGTCCGGCAGCGCGAGCGGCATCGTCACCGGTGCGGGCGTGGTCGGCTCACCGACGTCCGTGCGGCCCGCGCTGATCGTCGCCTCGCCGTACTCGACGAGCAGCCGTGCAGCACGTTCGGCGGCCACCGCGGCGATCGCGGGATCCACACCGCGCTCGAACCGCTTCCCGGCCTCACTGGGCAGCCGGTGCCTGCGGATCATGCGCGAGATGCTCGCGGGCTCCCAGTTGGCCGCCTCCAGCAGGACGTCGTTGCTGTCCCTGCCGATCTCGGTTCCTGCCCCGCCCATGACGCCGGCCAGCGACACCGGTCCGGAGTCGTCGCAGATGACGACGTCGTCCGGATCCAGCTCGCGCCGCACGTCGTCCAGCGTGGCCAGGGTCTCGCCCGCGGCGGCGCGCCGCACCACCACGTCCCCGGATACCTTGGCCGCGTCCCAGGCGTGCAGTGGCTGGCCGAACTCAAGCATGACGTAGTTGGTCACGTCCACGGGCAGCGAGATCGAACGGATCCCGGCCAGGGCGAGCCTGCGCTGCATCCACCAGGGGGTGGGGGCCGCCGGATCGACCCCGGTCAACCGGCGGAACACGAATCGGGAGCAGGCGGTCTCGTCCTCGATGCGCACGACTCGCGAGGGACGGTCGTCGTCAGGGATCGAACGGTTGGCCGGATCCCCGAAAGGCACGTCCAAAGCGTTGGACAGCTCACGGGCCAGACCGCGAACCGAGAAGCAGTACCCCCTGTCCGGAGTGATCGACAGCTCGATGACCGAGTCGTCCAGCCCGACGATCTCACTCGCGTCGCTGCCCGGATCGGCCGATCCCGGGGGCAGCACCAGAATGCCGTCGTGGTCCTCGCCGATCCCCAGCTCGCGGGCCGAGCAGATCATGCCCTCGCTGACCCGGCCGTAGGTCTTGCGCTCGGCGATCTCGAAGTCTCCCGGCAGCACCGCTCCGGGCAGCGCCACCACGACCAACGAGCCCGCGCTGAAATTGGTGGCACCGCAGACGATGCCCCGGATCCGCTCCTCGCCCGTCTCGGACTCTCCGACCTCGACCCGGCAGTAACGAATGGGCTTCTTGAAACCGGTCAGCTCCTCGACCTCGGCGACCCGTCCCACGACGAGGGGGCCGGTGATCGGGGTGAGGTGAGTGACCTCTTCGACTTCCATTCCGATGCGCACGAACGCATCGGCCAAGGTCTCCGCGCTCGTTTCCTCGGACAACTCAAGATGCTCGGCCAGCCAGGAAACCGGAATCCGCACTGGATCGCAGCCCTTCTCTCGATCATGGTGGGGGTCAGAAGTACCGATGAACGCCCGGTCCACCGGCCGGACTCAGTATTCGATGCCGAACGCCTCGGTGAATCGGACATCCCCCTCGACCATGTCCCGCATGTCGGGGATGCCGTTGCGGAACTGCAGCGTCCGTTCCAGCCCCATGCCGAAAGCGAATCCGGAGTAGGTCTCATGATCGACCCCGGAGGCACGAAGCACGTTCGGGTGGACCATGCCGCAGCCGCCCCACTCGACCCAGCCTGCGCCCCCCTTCTTCTCGGGGAACCAGACATCGACCTCGGCCGAGGGCTCGGTGAACGGGAAAAAGCTCGGCCTGAACCGAGTGATCGCCTCGGGCCCGAACATGGAACGAGCGAAAACGTCCAGCGTTCCCTTGAGGTGGGCCATGGTCAGCCCCTCGTCGACGGCCAGTCCTTCGACCTGGTGAAACACCGGTGTGTGGGTGGCGTCGAGCGCGTCGGTGCGGAACACCCTGCCCGGGGAGACCCGGTACACGGGGGGCTGGCTGTTCAGCAGGGCACGCACCTGCACCGGGGAGGTCTGGGTTCGCAGCACCAGTCCCGAGTCCTCCGGGGCCACGTGGAAGGTGTCCTGCATGGTGCGGGCCGGGTGGTCCTTGCCGAAGTTCAACGCGTCGAAATTGAACCACTCGGCTTCCAGCTCCGGCCCCTCCGAAACCTGCCACCCCATCGCCACGAATCCGTCCGAGATACGTTCGATGAGCTGGGTGATCGGGTGCCGCGCTCCGGTGGGAACACGATCGGTCGGAAGCGTCACATCGACGGTTTCCTCCCGCAGCACCCGCTCGTCACGCTCGGCCTGCAGCTCGGCGTGCCGCTTGTCGAAGGCCTCCTGGATCAACCGGCGCGTCTCGTTGACCCGCTTTCCCGCGTCCGCCTTCGCCTGCGGGGGCAGCGCCCCGATCTCCCGACGCGCGGTCAACACCGGGGAACGTTCCCCCAGGTGAGCGGGTTTGACGGCGGCCAGCTCGTCGAGATCCGCGGCGTCCTCGAAGGCCTTGCGGGCGTCGTCGACCGCGCTTTGCAGCGTCTCCGGTGCGAGCGCGACGACCTCTTTCGGGTCGTACGGGTCGTTGGCTCCAGACATCGTCGCTGTGTAACTCCCGTATCCGACGGCCCGCTCACGCGAACCGATCTTGACGTGTGAAAACTCTTCCCATGCTCGTGGACAGTCTATGCGACGTCCGCGGACTCCCCCGTGCCGTCACGGGCGAGTTCGATCACGGTGAACCGGTGCGCTCCCACGGGGCCGTCACGCCTCGGGC
The sequence above is a segment of the Actinopolyspora saharensis genome. Coding sequences within it:
- a CDS encoding ACT domain-containing protein, translating into MTNLTLRVHGQRLAVTTTRSSPEPAPAFPAPLTAELNTADSTTLVLDYEQLTRDSEGANHQGPFRVLEVVGPLDFELTGVLASVLNPLAGAEISVFTLATFETDWILVPAESLAAAVHALRAAGHTVVDHAEGEH
- the argC gene encoding N-acetyl-gamma-glutamyl-phosphate reductase; this encodes MAIRVAVGGASGYAGGELLRLLLAHPQVEIGALTAGSSVGSSLGEHHPNLVALADRKLEETSAEVLAGHDVVFLALPHGHSTELAAELGDTVVIDCGADHRLEDPEDWQRWYGGQHPGSWPYGVPELPGARTKLRGTSRVAVPGCFPTVVSLALAPAFAASAVGPEAVVVAATGTSGAGRALKPHLLSAEVMGSASAYGVGGGHRHTPEMVQNLSAVAGERVKVSFTPVLAPMSRGILATCSAPLREDVDAQRVRESYLAAYADEPFVHVLEDGQWPQTSATIGANTVQLQVTVDADAGRVVAVGAEDNLTKGTAGGAVQCMNLALDLPEQTGLPLSGVAP
- the pheT gene encoding phenylalanine--tRNA ligase subunit beta, encoding MRIPVSWLAEHLELSEETSAETLADAFVRIGMEVEEVTHLTPITGPLVVGRVAEVEELTGFKKPIRYCRVEVGESETGEERIRGIVCGATNFSAGSLVVVALPGAVLPGDFEIAERKTYGRVSEGMICSARELGIGEDHDGILVLPPGSADPGSDASEIVGLDDSVIELSITPDRGYCFSVRGLARELSNALDVPFGDPANRSIPDDDRPSRVVRIEDETACSRFVFRRLTGVDPAAPTPWWMQRRLALAGIRSISLPVDVTNYVMLEFGQPLHAWDAAKVSGDVVVRRAAAGETLATLDDVRRELDPDDVVICDDSGPVSLAGVMGGAGTEIGRDSNDVLLEAANWEPASISRMIRRHRLPSEAGKRFERGVDPAIAAVAAERAARLLVEYGEATISAGRTDVGEPTTPAPVTMPLALPDRIAGVRYERGVTVQRLTQIGCRIEVGTSADGVGVVTATPPTWRPDLSQPADLVEEVLRLEGYHTIPSVVPAAPAGDGLDAAQLRQRAVSRALAHDGYVEVLPFPFTGEETLDAFGLDDSDPRRNALRAANALEADRSLISTTLLPGLLDSLQRNLARGRRDLALFHIGQVVLPEKEQQALPELGVETRPSEESLAELRSALPAQPKHVGVVLAGQRERSGWWGSGRAAGWADAVQAARLVAETVGASLEVSAGETPPWHPGRCAELTVGDTVVGHAGELHPKVIEALELPKRTCAMELDLDALPLTERRPAPMVSSYPPVRLDVALVVDEGVPSGELAESLRTGGGELVEEIRLFDVFTGEQIGAGKKSLAFALQLRASDRTLTQQEATEVRDAAVAAAHERFGATLRG
- the pheS gene encoding phenylalanine--tRNA ligase subunit alpha, which codes for MSGANDPYDPKEVVALAPETLQSAVDDARKAFEDAADLDELAAVKPAHLGERSPVLTARREIGALPPQAKADAGKRVNETRRLIQEAFDKRHAELQAERDERVLREETVDVTLPTDRVPTGARHPITQLIERISDGFVAMGWQVSEGPELEAEWFNFDALNFGKDHPARTMQDTFHVAPEDSGLVLRTQTSPVQVRALLNSQPPVYRVSPGRVFRTDALDATHTPVFHQVEGLAVDEGLTMAHLKGTLDVFARSMFGPEAITRFRPSFFPFTEPSAEVDVWFPEKKGGAGWVEWGGCGMVHPNVLRASGVDHETYSGFAFGMGLERTLQFRNGIPDMRDMVEGDVRFTEAFGIEY